One segment of Balaenoptera ricei isolate mBalRic1 chromosome 8, mBalRic1.hap2, whole genome shotgun sequence DNA contains the following:
- the FANCF gene encoding Fanconi anemia group F protein, producing MEPLLQHLERFSEVLAVSRTTHVSTWDPATVRRALQWARYLRHIHKRFGRHARISKALERRLQNQWKQPGDSGPAPAPGLANFQALGHCDQLLSLRLLANPALGDASFRYLLQQLFPGPGVPDAEEETLQGSLAHLARRRAAIHMLRFNAYGENPVLQEDSLMKTQAELLLRRLQEVGEAEAGGPGRLLSSLWERSPQNNFLKVVAAALLLPPSSPRPQEEELELGSPRTPGEEGQELLRWLLGKSDVMVAFCRSLPAGLLTSVAGRHAELSRAYLGLLTDWGRQLRYSLQKGLWIGTESQDVPWEELLSRFQSLCQAPPPLKDEVFTALKSCKAQDGDFEVPGLSIWTDLLLSLGSSA from the coding sequence ATGGAACCGCTCTTGCAGCACCTGGAGCGCTTCTCTGAGGTTCTGGCTGTGTCCCGCACGACCCACGTCAGCACCTGGGACCCCGCGACCGTGCGCAGGGCCCTACAGTGGGCTCGCTACCTGCGCCACATCCACAAGCGCTTTGGCCGCCATGCCCGCATTAGCAAGGCTCTGGAGCGGCGACTGCAAAACCAGTGGAAGCAGCCCGGCGACTCTGGGCCTGCTCCAGCCCCGGGGTTGGCGAACTTCCAGGCCTTGGGGCACTGCGACCAGCTGCTGTCCTTGCGACTGCTGGCGAACCCGGCCCTCGGGGATGCCTCCTTTCGCTACCTGCTGCAGCAGCTCTTTCCCGGCCCTGGCGTCCCGGACGCCGAGGAGGAGACGCTCCAAGGCAGCCTGGCCCACCTCGCCCGCCGCCGGGCCGCTATTCACATGCTGCGCTTCAATGCCTATGGAGAGAACCCGGTCCTTCAGGAGGACTCACTGATGAAGACCCAGGCGGAGCTGCTGCTGAGGCGTctgcaggaggtgggggaggccGAGGCAGGGGGCCCTGGTAGGCTTCTCAGCAGCCTGTGGGAGCGCTCGCCCCAGAACAACTTCCTGAAGGTGGTAGCGGCCGCGCTGTTGCTGCCGCCGTCGTCTCCCCGGCCCCAAGAAGAGGAATTGGAACTAGGCAGCCCCAGAACTCCGGGAGAGGAGGGTCAAGAGCTGCTTCGCTGGCTTCTGGGGAAATCGGATGTCATGGTTGCTTTTTGCCGCAGCCTCCCAGCCGGGCTTTTAACTTCGGTGGCGGGGCGCCATGCAGAGCTCTCCCGGGCCTATCTGGGCCTGCTAACAGACTGGGGTCGACAGCTGCGCTACAGCCTTCAGAAAGGCCTTTGGATTGGAACTGAGTCCCAGGATGTGCCCTGGGAGGAGTTGTTGAGCAGGTTTCAAAGCCTCTGTCAGGCCCCTCCACCTCTGAAAGATGAAGTTTTTACTGCCCTTAAGTCCTGTAAGGCTCAAGATGGAGATTTCGAAGTCCCTGGTCTTAGCATCTGGACAGACCTGTTGCTGTCTCTTGGGAGTAGTGCGTGA